In Haliscomenobacter hydrossis DSM 1100, the DNA window CAGCATTCGGCAGTAAAACGCACCAAATGGGACGGACTACAACGCAACATCAAATTTTTACAAGAAGAATGAATTATTTTTGCATAAAAACAAAAATATTCAAACAAGCTCTAAGCAAAAAACCGTAAGTTTCCTACCTCTTTTTACCCGCTATAGCGAAAAATCGACATACATGAACCGCGAAATTCAACACTGGTACAGTCCCAACTTGAACAAACACATGGAAATTGCCATGTACGGCCACTATGGTTTTGCCCTCTTGCTCTTGCCCACTGCTGCCGCCGACTATTTGGAATACGAACGTTTTCAGCTCATTGAAACCATTCGGCCATTCATTGAAAGTGGCAAGGTGAAGGTTTTTTCCATCAACAGCATCAATTCCGAGGCTTGGCTCAACGACCACATGAATCCGGTGCACAAGGGCATCCGTCACCAACAATTTAATGCCTATGTCGAACAGGAAGTGGTGCCTTTTATCAAAGACAATACCAGTGTCGATACGCCCATCATTATTTCTGGGGCTTCTTTGGGTGCCTTGCACTCCGCAAATTTATTCTTCCGCAGGCCTGATTTGTTCAATGGGGTGATTGCGATGTCGGGGGTTTATGATCTGACGGCTTACAGCAAAGGGCATTACGACGACAATGTTTATTTTAACTCTCCCTGTCACTATTTGCCCAATACCTCGGATGAACATACCTTGAATTTGTTGCGCAGTTCTGGGCATATTCATTTGGTTACGGGATCTGGAGATTATGAAGACCCTCAAGCAAGCCGGAATTTATCCCACATTCTCAATAGCAAAGGTATTCCTCACGAATTGGACGTCTGGGGAACCGATATCAAGCACGACTGGCCAACTTGGAGACAGATGTTGCCGCATTATTTGGAGACGAGATTCTGAAAAGAGTTGAGAAGGTTGAGGAGGTTGAGAGGGTTGAGAAGGTTTAGGGCTGCTGACTCTTTCTGAGGTTATTCAATAAAAAAGATACTTCTTCAACTTGTTTACGGCACCTGGCGTAATCATCTTCATTCATAAGACTAAGCTCTTTTGCAATGATTAACAAATTGAGTGTTTCGGTTAAACTACTATATGCTATCGTTGTAAAATGAGCCTGGTCCTTCGGAGTTTTTCTCGAAACGCCCTCTGAAATATTGGTCGGTACCGAAAGAGAGGATCGACGAATCTGACTGGTTATGCCAAATTTTTCCTCATTTGGAAAATTTCGTGTACAACAATAAATTGTCTTCACTAATGCGATAGAATTTTGCCAAACTTTAAGTTTTTCAAAGCCATAAGTGTATGCCATTGGTTCTATTTTTTCTGCAAAATGGATAAAGTGTCTCATAATAATACTACCAACTACTCCCCAAATGTACCTCTTTAGCTTTCGTAAAAAAACGACACAAAAATTCATAACAAACTGAAAAACATAAATTTGCAAAAATATTTCTACAAGAAATCACGCGCTCCACTTCCTCAACCTCCTCAACCTCCTCAACTTTCTAAACCTTCTCAACCAATTGTTAATTTTTCCTACCTTTGAGCAAACGAAAAATCTCTAATGCGAATCGACGCCCATCAACATTTTTGGAACTATCGCCCAGACACCCACGCCTGGATCAATGACGACATGCATCTGATCCAGCGGAATTTTTTACCCCAGGATTTACAACCGGAACTAGAGCGACATCAACTGGATGGCAGCATTTTGGTGCAAGTAGATCAAAATGAGGAAGAAAACCTGTTTTTCATCGAACTGGCCCAACAAAATCCCTTCATCAAAGGAACCGTAGGTTGGGTTGATTTGCGTGCAGATAATATTGAAGAGCGACTGGCTTTTTACAAAAGTTATCCCGTATTGAAAGGGTTCCGACACATTGTTCAAGCTGAAACGGATCCTTATTTTTTGCAAAACCCAGCCTTCCGCCGAGGCATTGCCGCCCTGGGCAAAGCAGGATATACATACGACATCCTCATTTATCCCCATCAATTGCCTGCTGCCATAGAACTGGTGCAGGCATTTCCTGATCAGACTTTTGTTCTGGATCACCTGGCCAAACCCTACATCAAACAGGGCGAACTGGATCAATGGGCGTCCTTCATTGAGCACCTGGCCGAAATGCCCAATGTGCACTGCAAAGTCTCGGGTATGGTGACGGAAGCGAACTGGAAGAACTGGGAATTCCGAAATTTTCGGCCTTTTTTGGATAAAGTAACGGAAGCATTTGGAACCAAACGCCTGTTGTACGGATCGGATTGGCCGGTGTGCCTGGTGGCAGCCAGCTATGCCAACGTGATCGGGATTTGTGAGGCGTATTTTGATTCCTTTAGTGCCGAGGAAAAAAAGGATGTGATGGGGAGAAATGCGGTGAGGGTGTACGGGTTGTAATGGGTGCTCATTTTTCTGATTTTTTTTCAAATTTAGCTTAGCTTTCCCACAAAATCAATTCTATTTTTACCGAAACCCAAACCTACATCATCAATGGACTTACACCTAAAAGACAAAGCCATCATCGTTACAGGCGGAGGGCGTGGTATCGGTGCGGGCATCGTGCATGCCCTGGCCCGCGAAGGCGCCATTCCGATCATCATCAGCCGCAGCGCAGAACACAACCTGGAAACCCTCAAAGCTATCAACAGCGAGGGGTATCAAATTGCCCTTGACTTAACCGATCCGGCCGCTTGTAAAAGTGCCGTTGAACAAGCCCATAACATCCTTGGCCGCATCGACGGCCTGGTCAACAACGCTGGAGTAAACGATGGCGTAGGTTTGGAAAATGGCAGTTACGAAGGTTTCATCGCTTCTTTGCACAAAAACCTGGTGCACTATTACCTCATGGCCCATCACGCGCTACCGGCATTAAAGGCTTCTCAGGGTTCCATCCTCAACATTACGTCTAAAACTGCGGAGACTGGACAAGGCAATACCTCGGCGTATGCTGCTGCCAATGGAGGCCGCAATGCCCTCACCCGCGAATGGGCAGTCGAATTGCTCAAATACGGGATCAGAGTCAACGCGGTGGTGGTGGCAGAATGTATGACGCCCTTGTATGAGTCCTGGCTCACGACCTTGGCTAATCCCGAAACCATGTTGGAAAAAATCAAAGACAAAATCCCCCTGGGCAAACGGATGACCACGCAGGAAGAGATTGCCGATATGGTAGTATTCCTGCTCTCCTCCCGCTCAAGTCATACCACTGGACAAATCATTCACGTGGATGGAGGGTATGTTCATTTGGATCGCGCACTACTTTAAGCGAAAAGCGAATAGCGAAAAGCGAATAGTAATATACCATTAGTTTTTCATTGCTTGCTTTTCACTTTTAGCTTTACGCTTTTAGCTATTCGCTTTTAGCTTTTCACTTTTCACTTACATCAGTTATGACCAACAAAATCGCCTCTTACACCCTATCCTTTGTGCTGGTGACCAGCCTTTTCTTTTTATGGGCCTTCGTGCACAACCTGGAGCCCATTCTGATTCCTCACCTCAAAAAAGCTTGTGAGCTTACCGACATGCAATCGGCACTGATCGATTCGGCGGTTTATTTGGGGTATTTCATCATGGCCATTCCGGCGGGAATTGTGATGAAAAAATATGGCTTTCGGCGCGGCATCATCATCGGGTTGTTGCTCTATGCCTTCGGTGCTTTTTTGTTCATTCCCGCCGCCAGCACCCGCATGTACATCTTCTTTTTGGGCGCGCTGTTCATCATAGCTTCGGGGTGTACGTTTTTGGAAACCGTGGCCAACCCCTATGTGACCCTGCTCGGCAAGCCCGAAGGCGCCACCACACGGTTGAACCTGAGTCAGTCCTTCAATGGCCTCGGTGCTTTTGTGGCCCCCGTCCTCGGTGGACAATTCATTTTAAGCGGCATTGAAATGAGTGATGCCGAAAAAGCGACCCTGTCGGCTGAACAAATGAACAATTATTTGCAAAGCGAAGCAAATACCGTCCAAATTCCCTATCTGATTATTGGATTGGTGGTGTTATTGGTGGCGGTGCTGTTCATTTTCATCCGCACTCCTGAACCGGGAATCAAAGAAACCGGAACACAAGAAAAACGCAGTCTGCTGCATGCCTTACGCCATCCGCATTTGCGCAATGGGGTGATTGCCCAGTTTTTTTATGTAGGGGCACAGGTATGCGTCACCAGTTTTTTCATTCGTTTTGCCAAATTCTCCAGCAATACCCCCGAAAAAGAAGCCGCCTTTTGGCTGAGTATGGCCATGTTGGGCTTCATGCTGGGTCGCTTTTTTGGAACTTTGCTCACCAAATACATTGCACCCAACCGCCTGCTATTCCTATATTCGCTGATCGCAGCCGGTCTCTTGGGAGTAGCCATTGTAACCGGATCAAACATCGCCGTGTGGGCCATCATTTTGGTTCCCTTTTTTGAATCCATCATGTTCCCCACCATCTTCTCCCTGGCCATCCAGGATTTGAAGGAAGACACTGAACTGGGTTCTTCACTGGTGGTGATGTCCATCGTTGGTGGTGCATTTGCACCCTTGTTGATGGGTTGGATCTCCGATCAGTCTACCATCAAAATAGCCTATATCGTGCCCCTGGCCTGTTTATTGGTTGTAGCCTGGTATGGCGCGAGGGGATATAAAACTGCTTGATTAGCGAATAGCGAAAAGTGAATAGTGAATAGCTGTCAAAATCGCTTTCACTTTTCACTTTTCGCTTTTAACTTTTCACTATGAAACGATTTTGCCTGGCGCTGGACCTCGTGGATGACCCAGCACTGATTGCGGAGTATGAGCAATACCACGAAAAAATTTGGCCTGAAATAACCGCCAGTATTGTGGATGCGGGGGTACATGATCTGGAAATCTACCGGATCGGAGTGCGCCTGTTTATGATTTTGGAAGTTGGTGACGCCTTCAGTTTTGAACAAAAAGCAGCCATGGATGCCGCCAATCCCAAAGTGCAGGAATGGGAAAACCTGATGTGGAAGTACCAACAGGCCTTGCCCCTGGCGCAACAGGGAGAAAAATGGTTGTTGATGGACAAGATTTTTGACTTGAAAGTACAATAGCTACTCATTCAAGTGTGTAAAATTCAATTCCAATGCTCTTACAATTTTTAATCTTTACCCTTGCGCTTACCGGACTGCTCATTGCGGCTCGCTATTTTACCACTGCCGCCGAGCAAATTGGCTTTTATTTCAAAATGCCCGCTTTCATCATCGGGGTGTTTATTGTAGGCATTGGAACCTCTTTGCCGGAATTGGTTTCGGGGGTGATTTCCGTATCAAAAGGTGTTTCGGAAATTTTGCCGGGCAATATCATGGGCGCCAATATTTCCAACATTTTACTCATTACGGGCTTGGTTGCGTACCTCAATCGCAAGGACATTGTACTTACCGAAGGGTACATTTTTGT includes these proteins:
- a CDS encoding SDR family oxidoreductase, producing the protein MDLHLKDKAIIVTGGGRGIGAGIVHALAREGAIPIIISRSAEHNLETLKAINSEGYQIALDLTDPAACKSAVEQAHNILGRIDGLVNNAGVNDGVGLENGSYEGFIASLHKNLVHYYLMAHHALPALKASQGSILNITSKTAETGQGNTSAYAAANGGRNALTREWAVELLKYGIRVNAVVVAECMTPLYESWLTTLANPETMLEKIKDKIPLGKRMTTQEEIADMVVFLLSSRSSHTTGQIIHVDGGYVHLDRALL
- a CDS encoding esterase family protein, with the protein product MNREIQHWYSPNLNKHMEIAMYGHYGFALLLLPTAAADYLEYERFQLIETIRPFIESGKVKVFSINSINSEAWLNDHMNPVHKGIRHQQFNAYVEQEVVPFIKDNTSVDTPIIISGASLGALHSANLFFRRPDLFNGVIAMSGVYDLTAYSKGHYDDNVYFNSPCHYLPNTSDEHTLNLLRSSGHIHLVTGSGDYEDPQASRNLSHILNSKGIPHELDVWGTDIKHDWPTWRQMLPHYLETRF
- a CDS encoding amidohydrolase family protein, whose translation is MRIDAHQHFWNYRPDTHAWINDDMHLIQRNFLPQDLQPELERHQLDGSILVQVDQNEEENLFFIELAQQNPFIKGTVGWVDLRADNIEERLAFYKSYPVLKGFRHIVQAETDPYFLQNPAFRRGIAALGKAGYTYDILIYPHQLPAAIELVQAFPDQTFVLDHLAKPYIKQGELDQWASFIEHLAEMPNVHCKVSGMVTEANWKNWEFRNFRPFLDKVTEAFGTKRLLYGSDWPVCLVAASYANVIGICEAYFDSFSAEEKKDVMGRNAVRVYGL
- the fucP gene encoding L-fucose:H+ symporter permease, with translation MTNKIASYTLSFVLVTSLFFLWAFVHNLEPILIPHLKKACELTDMQSALIDSAVYLGYFIMAIPAGIVMKKYGFRRGIIIGLLLYAFGAFLFIPAASTRMYIFFLGALFIIASGCTFLETVANPYVTLLGKPEGATTRLNLSQSFNGLGAFVAPVLGGQFILSGIEMSDAEKATLSAEQMNNYLQSEANTVQIPYLIIGLVVLLVAVLFIFIRTPEPGIKETGTQEKRSLLHALRHPHLRNGVIAQFFYVGAQVCVTSFFIRFAKFSSNTPEKEAAFWLSMAMLGFMLGRFFGTLLTKYIAPNRLLFLYSLIAAGLLGVAIVTGSNIAVWAIILVPFFESIMFPTIFSLAIQDLKEDTELGSSLVVMSIVGGAFAPLLMGWISDQSTIKIAYIVPLACLLVVAWYGARGYKTA
- a CDS encoding L-rhamnose mutarotase; the encoded protein is MKRFCLALDLVDDPALIAEYEQYHEKIWPEITASIVDAGVHDLEIYRIGVRLFMILEVGDAFSFEQKAAMDAANPKVQEWENLMWKYQQALPLAQQGEKWLLMDKIFDLKVQ
- a CDS encoding four helix bundle protein gives rise to the protein MAYTYGFEKLKVWQNSIALVKTIYCCTRNFPNEEKFGITSQIRRSSLSVPTNISEGVSRKTPKDQAHFTTIAYSSLTETLNLLIIAKELSLMNEDDYARCRKQVEEVSFLLNNLRKSQQP